The following coding sequences lie in one Zingiber officinale cultivar Zhangliang chromosome 2B, Zo_v1.1, whole genome shotgun sequence genomic window:
- the LOC122048109 gene encoding aspartic proteinase CDR1-like encodes MTIVILLVLSMAAAAMTTATATIMASFSIELIHRDSPKSPFYNHSATSLDRARASIYRSAHQARQIAARVQRKGVIEPSDAVSRLVPDTFEYLMELRVGTPPFSILAVVGTGSDHIWANCVPCTKCYRQTAPLFDPRKSSSYRTLPCTSDLCMAFSDKTDQISMARVLATEDLTFDSSAGSPLVFSNIAFGCNSQSSGSFSSRAAGLAGLGGGPLSLVSQILHSLDKKYFSYCLVPKSGTQASSKVIFGSAGVVARSMVTTPMTVEHTFFVLRLEEIIVDGADSVTVPSSAPGLTTGNIIIDSSTTLNYLPTGVLSILVEQVSRVVSLPKATDPKGVMPLCFTVTGESDRQKLPFITFKFAGEASLRLSPTSIFMDEFSFAGDVVCLAVANSGSGLPIFGNWAQQNLYVGYDFDIPAVTFASADCTKL; translated from the exons ATGACGATCGTGATTTTACTTGTCCTCTCTATGGCGGCGGCCGCAATGACAACGGCGACAGCGACGATAATGGCGAGTTTTAGCATCGAGCTTATCCATCGCGACTCCCCTAAATCTCCATTCTACAATCACTCTGCCACGTCACTAGATCGTGCACGTGCCTCAATCTATCGATCCGCCCACCAAGCCCGCCAGATTGCTGCACGTGTGCAAAGAAAAGG TGTCATCGAGCCATCCGATGCGGTCTCTAGGTTGGTCCCCGACACGTTCGAGTATCTGATGGAGCTTCGTGTCGGCACGCCGCCGTTCTCCATCCTGGCCGTCGTTGGCACCGGCAGCGACCACATCTGGGCGAACTGCGTCCCCTGCACCAAGTGCTACAGGCAGACGGCGCCGTTATTCGATCCGCGCAAGTCCTCCTCCTACCGGACGCTCCCCTGCACCTCCGACCTTTGCATGGCCTTCTCCGACAAG ACGGATCAAATATCGATGGCGCGCGTCCTCGCCACCGAGGACCTCACTTTCGACTCCTCCGCGGGGTCTCCGCTCGTCTTCTCCAATATCGCCTTCGGCTGCAACTCCCAGAGCAGCGGCTCCTTCAGCAGCCGCGCCGCCGGTTTGGCAGGGCTCGGCGGCGGTCCTCTCTCTCTCGTCTCACAGATCCTTCACTCTCTCGACAAGAAATACTTCTCTTATTGTCTGGTTCCCAAGTCAGGCACGCAGGCCAGCAGCAAAGTCATCTTCGGCTCCGCAGGCGTGGTCGCCAGAAGCATGGTCACCACCCCGATGACGGTGGAACATACCTTCTTCGTCCTCCGGCTAGAAGAGATCATAGTCGACGGTGCCGACTCGGTCACAGTCCCAAGTTCCGCCCCTGGATTAACGACAGGCAACATCATCATCGACTCCAGCACGACCCTAAACTACTTGCCCACCGGCGTGCTCTCGATTTTGGTGGAGCAGGTGTCGAGGGTGGTCAGCCTGCCCAAGGCTACTGATCCGAAAGGCGTTATGCCGCTGTGCTTCACGGTGACCGGCGAGTCCGATAGGCAGAAGTTACCATTTATCACGTTCAAGTTCGCGGGAGAGGCCTCGTTGAGGCTGAGCCCGACGAGCATCTTCATGGATGAATTTTCCTTCGCCGGAGATGTGGTTTGCCTCGCGGTGGCGAATTCTGGCTCCGGCTTGCCGATATTTGGGAACTGGGCTCAGCAAAATTTATACGTTGGGTACGATTTCGATATCCCAGCAGTGACTTTCGCTAGCGCCGATTGCACTAAGCTTTAG
- the LOC122048108 gene encoding uncharacterized protein LOC122048108, which produces MTVEGTFFVLRLEEIIVDGAGSFPVPPSAPGLRTGNIIIGSGTTINFLPAGVLSSLVQEVSRVVSLPKATDSDGTLPLCFTVTGEPDRQKLPFITFKFAGEASMRLSPKTMFMDEVSFDGLMVCLAVADSGFGA; this is translated from the coding sequence ATGACGGTGGAAGGTACCTTCTTCGTCCTCCGGCTAGAAGAGATCATAGTCGACGGTGCCGGATCATTCCCAGTCCCACCTTCCGCCCCTGGATTAAGGACAGGCAACATCATCATCGGCTCCGGCACGACCATAAACTTCTTGCCCGCCGGCGTGCTCTCTAGTTTGGTGCAGGAGGTGTCGAGAGTGGTCAGCCTGCCCAAGGCTACTGATTCGGACGGCACTCTGCCGCTGTGCTTCACGGTGACCGGCGAGCCTGACAGGCAAAAGTTACCGTTTATCACGTTTAAGTTCGCCGGAGAGGCGTCGATGAGGCTGAGCCCGAAGACAATGTTCATGGACGAAGTGTCCTTCGACGGACTGATGGTTTGCCTCGCGGTGGCGGATTCTGGCTTCGGGGCTTAG